In Xenopus tropicalis strain Nigerian chromosome 5, UCB_Xtro_10.0, whole genome shotgun sequence, one genomic interval encodes:
- the LOC100494196 gene encoding cysteinyl leukotriene receptor 2 — protein sequence MADVQPRSGNESLQCKPDETYKYHVYTAIYSVVFIFGLIFNIAALYVFCFVSKKKGNVTICLLNLAVADLTFICFLPLRISYYGNNATWIFGDALCRITTYSFYFSMYASVLFLACLSCLRYFSVVFPDSISVKTTIKLCACVWLFSGASTSPFFLSGTQIRENVTRCFEPSGQLSWTRVMYMNYFALICGFVIPFLATVIFNGLLIRHIRQIPMEKKNIRKVIIMIVLVLSVFSLCFLPYHIQRTIHLHYLVHHPNICSLHAVLQRTVVATLCLAVLNSCLDPLLYVFVGHGFKPWLEFICKSKTVLYLIPTSTDIGDQQLTEVQMEAMVKGYE from the coding sequence ATGGCTGACGTCCAACCTCGCTCAGGCAATGAAAGCCTTCAATGCAAACCAGACGAAACATACAAATATCATGTATACACTGCTATCTACTctgttgtgtttatttttggGCTGATTTTTAATATAGCAGCCTTGTATGTGTTCTGTTTTGTCAGCAAAAAGAAGGGGAATGTAACAATATGCCTGCTGAACCTCGCAGTTGCAGATCTCACCTTCATATGTTTCCTGCCATTAAGAATATCCTATTATGGAAATAACGCTACATGGATATTTGGGGACGCGCTTTGCCGTATTACCACGTACTCATTTTATTTCAGCATGTACGCCAGCGTACTCTTCTTGGCCTGTCTCAGTTGCTTACGATATTTCTCTGTGGTGTTTCCAGACAGCATAAGTGTTAAGACAACCATTAAACTATGTGCGTGTGTTTGGTTATTTTCAGGAGCCAGCACCTCGCCCTTTTTTCTGTCAGGAACTCAAATTCGTGAAAATGTGACAAGGTGTTTTGAGCCTTCGGGTCAGCTTTCTTGGACTAGGGTCATGTACATGAACTATTTTGCTTTGATTTGTGGATTTGTCATACCATTTTTGGCTACTGTGATATTTAATGGGTTACTCATTAGGCATATTAGGCAAATACCCATGGAGAAAAAGAATATTAGAAAAGTAATCATCATGATTGTCCTTGTCCTTTCAGTGTTCTCTCTCTGTTTTTTACCCTACCACATTCAAAGAACAATACATCTCCATTATTTGGTTCATCACCCAAACATCTGCAGCTTACATGCTGTCCTTCAGAGAACCGTTGTTGCAACTTTGTGTTTGGCTGTTCTAAATAGTTGTCTGGATCCGCTTCTCTATGTATTTGTAGGTCATGGGTTCAAGCCGTGGCTAGAGTTTATATGCAAGTCTAAGACTGTGTTGTACTTAATTCCTACCTCAACTGATATTGGGGACCAGCAATTGACAGAAGTTCAAATGGAGGCAATGGTTAAAGGATATGAATGA